A window of Leclercia adecarboxylata contains these coding sequences:
- the hpxU gene encoding MurR/RpiR family transcriptional regulator HpxU, with amino-acid sequence MQQLDERLKEQYASLSPQEQRVADFIFDHFDDLISYNSAELAQLSGVSKATVSRLFKRLGYEKYKEMRDELRTLRQSGMPITDNRDAVQGNTLLARHYKQEMANLTQWVNALDVQQFAGALQAMVAARRIFIVGMRNSWPAALHLRQQLLQARGEVLVLPQPGQSLSEELVDLTAEDLVVVMAFRRRPRIIRPLLQQLQSRGIPVLLMCEPQAHGLFPLARWQLCAPLDSVSAYDSYASVNSLINLLANAFLHEILDKGRPRIHDIATLYQQLDELEHR; translated from the coding sequence ATGCAACAGCTTGATGAACGCCTGAAAGAGCAGTATGCGTCTTTATCGCCACAGGAGCAGCGGGTGGCGGACTTTATTTTCGATCATTTTGACGATCTCATCAGCTATAACAGCGCAGAGCTGGCGCAGCTGAGCGGCGTCTCTAAAGCGACGGTCAGCCGCCTGTTCAAGCGGCTGGGCTATGAAAAATATAAAGAGATGCGGGATGAACTGCGGACCCTGCGCCAGAGTGGCATGCCCATTACCGACAACCGCGATGCGGTGCAGGGCAACACGCTGCTGGCAAGACACTATAAACAGGAAATGGCGAATCTGACCCAGTGGGTCAATGCCCTGGACGTGCAGCAGTTTGCCGGTGCGCTTCAGGCTATGGTCGCCGCCCGGCGCATCTTTATTGTGGGCATGCGCAACTCCTGGCCTGCGGCGCTGCATCTGCGTCAGCAGCTGCTGCAGGCGCGGGGAGAGGTGCTGGTGTTGCCTCAGCCGGGGCAGAGCCTGAGTGAAGAGCTGGTTGATTTAACGGCTGAGGATCTGGTGGTGGTAATGGCCTTCCGCCGTCGCCCGCGCATTATTCGTCCGCTGTTGCAGCAGCTGCAGAGCAGAGGTATTCCGGTCCTGCTGATGTGCGAGCCGCAGGCGCATGGCCTCTTTCCGCTCGCGCGCTGGCAGCTTTGCGCCCCGCTGGATAGCGTGTCGGCTTACGATAGCTACGCCTCGGTCAACAGCCTGATCAACCTGCTGGCGAACGCTTTCCTGCATGAAATTCTCGATAAAGGCCGACCGCGGATCCACGATATCGCCACGCTTTACCAGCAGCTGGATGAACTCGAACACCGATAA
- the hpxW gene encoding oxamate amidohydrolase: MQSHVATEGMAVTPHHLASQSALAILREGGSAIEAMVAAASTIAVVYPHMNGLGGDGFWLIVPPEGDPIAIDASGAAGAGATPQAYEGLAHIPHRGPQAALTVAGTVSGWEEALSISHDLCRSNMPLTRLLRDAIGYATLGIPVTASQASATASKLDELRHQPGFADTFLVNGQPPAAGSRFLQPALANTLRRLTEEGLDSFYRGPLAEHLARGMETCGMPIALADLHQHRARRPLPLRLDHQHGELWNLAPPTQGLVSLAILGITDRLGMADADDALTIHRIVEATKLAFGLRDAHITDPRHLDVDIQSLLTPAALQPLAEKIDDQRAAPWGAGKGPGDTVWMGVIDKNGLAVSFIQSLYHEFGSGVVLPDTGLVWQNRGASFSLDPAHLLALAPGKQPFHTLNPAAARLKDGRVMVYGSMGGDGQPQTQAALFTRYVMQNVPLQESISRPRWLLGRTWGQTSDSLKLEGRFSAESIARLRQLGHEVDLLADFSEAMGHAGAIVRHPNGLLEGASDPRSNGSAAGY; encoded by the coding sequence ATGCAAAGTCATGTTGCCACCGAAGGGATGGCAGTTACTCCCCATCATCTGGCCAGCCAAAGCGCGCTGGCGATTTTGCGCGAAGGGGGCAGTGCCATTGAGGCAATGGTCGCCGCCGCATCAACCATTGCGGTGGTGTATCCGCACATGAACGGTCTTGGGGGGGATGGTTTCTGGCTGATCGTCCCTCCTGAGGGCGACCCCATCGCCATCGATGCCAGCGGCGCGGCGGGCGCGGGGGCTACCCCGCAGGCCTATGAGGGGCTGGCGCACATTCCCCATCGCGGCCCGCAGGCTGCGCTTACCGTGGCCGGTACCGTCAGCGGCTGGGAAGAAGCACTCTCGATTTCCCACGATCTCTGCCGGAGCAACATGCCCCTGACCCGCCTTCTCAGGGATGCCATCGGCTACGCCACCCTAGGTATTCCGGTCACCGCCTCTCAGGCCAGCGCCACCGCAAGTAAACTGGACGAACTGCGCCACCAGCCCGGATTCGCCGATACCTTTCTGGTCAACGGACAGCCGCCCGCGGCGGGCAGCCGCTTTTTGCAACCGGCGCTGGCAAACACCCTGCGCCGGTTAACGGAGGAAGGGTTAGACAGTTTCTACCGCGGGCCGCTGGCGGAGCATCTGGCCCGCGGCATGGAAACGTGCGGCATGCCGATCGCCCTCGCCGATCTGCATCAGCATCGGGCCCGCCGCCCGCTTCCGCTCAGACTCGATCACCAGCACGGCGAGCTGTGGAACCTGGCGCCGCCGACCCAGGGGCTGGTCTCCCTGGCGATCCTCGGGATAACCGACCGTCTCGGGATGGCCGATGCGGACGATGCGCTGACCATCCACCGCATTGTTGAAGCCACCAAGCTGGCCTTTGGCCTGCGCGACGCCCACATCACCGACCCGCGTCATCTTGATGTCGATATCCAGAGCCTGCTTACCCCTGCGGCGCTGCAGCCGCTGGCAGAGAAAATAGACGATCAACGCGCGGCGCCCTGGGGAGCGGGCAAAGGACCGGGCGATACCGTATGGATGGGCGTTATCGATAAAAACGGTCTGGCCGTCTCCTTCATTCAGAGCCTTTACCATGAATTTGGCAGCGGCGTGGTCCTGCCGGACACCGGCCTGGTCTGGCAGAATCGCGGGGCCTCGTTCAGCCTGGATCCGGCGCATCTTCTGGCGTTGGCCCCCGGCAAACAGCCGTTTCATACCTTAAACCCCGCCGCGGCACGCCTGAAAGATGGCCGGGTCATGGTGTATGGCTCCATGGGGGGCGACGGACAGCCACAAACCCAGGCTGCCCTCTTCACCCGCTACGTCATGCAAAATGTGCCGCTGCAGGAGAGCATCTCCCGCCCGCGCTGGCTGCTGGGGCGCACCTGGGGGCAAACATCCGACTCCCTCAAGCTGGAGGGGCGCTTCAGCGCGGAGAGCATCGCCCGCCTGCGCCAGTTAGGGCATGAGGTTGACCTGCTGGCAGATTTTAGCGAAGCCATGGGCCATGCCGGGGCGATTGTCCGCCACCCCAACGGCCTTTTAGAGGGCGCCAGCGATCCACGCAGCAACGGCTCCGCAGCCGGATATTAG
- the hpxX gene encoding oxalurate catabolism protein HpxX, producing the protein MTIPQTEWDAYLAQMEQLLALELDDTRRAELSVQFTRIAAMAEPLLAFSLDDRVDIAGVYKA; encoded by the coding sequence ATGACGATACCACAAACCGAATGGGATGCTTACCTCGCCCAGATGGAACAGCTGCTGGCACTGGAGCTGGACGACACGCGCCGCGCCGAGCTCAGCGTGCAGTTTACCCGCATTGCGGCTATGGCTGAGCCGCTGCTGGCTTTTTCCCTCGACGACCGCGTCGACATCGCCGGAGTCTATAAAGCATGA
- a CDS encoding AtzE family amidohydrolase: protein MTLPEMTIEEIRRALTCGELSAVEIARHTLDNIARVNPHINAWTHVSERRMLAEAEHIDTLRRDKRPLPALAAVPCAVKNLFDVAGHTTLAGAELFSNRSPAVADSWAVRQLQGAGALLSGMLNMDAYAYGFTTENSHYGATRNPHDLSRIAGGSSGGSAAAVAAGLVHFSLGSDTNGSIRVPASLCGIFGLKPTFGRLSRAGSHPFVASLDHIGPFARRVSDLSTVYDVLQGQDHADSFQADRASEPTANRLSRGLDGLRCATLGGYFSTWCDNDARAAVARVARALDVQEELIFPEAELARSAAFIISASEGGNQYLPALRREPERFEPNSRERLLAGAMIPASWYIQAQRFRNHARQAFNALFAHAEVLIAPATPCTATPVGAQTMEINGQSLPIRASMGMLTQPISFIGLPVTTVPLRTAGGQPIGLQLIAAPFNEQACLRVARVLEEMGITDASPAEVAA from the coding sequence ATGACGCTACCTGAAATGACGATCGAAGAGATACGGCGCGCGTTAACCTGCGGCGAGCTGAGCGCCGTGGAGATTGCCCGCCACACCCTGGATAATATCGCCCGCGTCAATCCGCATATCAACGCCTGGACCCACGTCAGCGAAAGGCGGATGCTGGCGGAGGCAGAGCATATTGATACCCTGCGCCGGGACAAGCGCCCCCTGCCCGCACTGGCGGCGGTTCCCTGTGCGGTAAAAAATCTGTTCGATGTCGCCGGGCATACCACCCTTGCCGGAGCAGAATTGTTCAGCAACCGATCCCCCGCCGTCGCCGACAGCTGGGCGGTGCGTCAGCTGCAAGGCGCGGGGGCGCTGCTGTCCGGCATGCTGAACATGGATGCCTACGCCTACGGCTTCACCACCGAAAACAGCCACTACGGGGCAACGCGCAATCCGCACGACCTTTCCCGGATCGCTGGCGGCTCTTCCGGCGGGTCGGCAGCTGCGGTGGCGGCCGGCCTGGTCCATTTCTCGCTGGGTAGCGATACCAACGGTTCGATACGCGTCCCGGCGTCGCTGTGCGGCATCTTTGGCCTGAAGCCGACCTTCGGTCGTTTGTCCCGCGCCGGCAGCCACCCGTTTGTCGCCAGCCTTGACCACATCGGCCCGTTTGCCCGCCGCGTCAGCGATCTCTCGACGGTATACGATGTGCTCCAGGGCCAGGATCATGCGGACAGTTTTCAGGCCGACAGGGCCAGCGAGCCCACGGCGAACAGGCTCAGCCGCGGGCTGGACGGCCTGCGCTGCGCCACGCTCGGCGGCTATTTCTCCACCTGGTGCGATAACGACGCCCGGGCGGCTGTCGCCCGCGTAGCCAGGGCACTGGACGTTCAGGAGGAGCTCATTTTCCCGGAAGCGGAGCTGGCCCGCTCCGCAGCATTTATCATCAGCGCCTCCGAGGGGGGAAATCAGTATCTTCCTGCGCTACGCCGCGAGCCGGAGCGTTTTGAGCCCAACTCCCGCGAGCGCCTGCTGGCGGGCGCGATGATCCCCGCCAGCTGGTATATCCAGGCCCAGCGTTTTCGCAACCATGCCCGGCAGGCGTTTAACGCCCTGTTCGCCCATGCTGAGGTGCTGATCGCCCCCGCGACCCCCTGCACCGCTACGCCTGTCGGGGCGCAGACCATGGAGATCAACGGCCAGTCCCTGCCGATCCGCGCCAGTATGGGAATGCTGACGCAGCCCATCTCCTTTATCGGTTTGCCGGTCACCACGGTTCCGCTGCGCACGGCGGGCGGGCAGCCGATTGGCCTGCAGTTAATTGCCGCGCCCTTTAACGAGCAGGCCTGCCTGCGCGTGGCCCGGGTCCTGGAAGAGATGGGTATCACCGATGCCAGCCCGGCGGAGGTGGCAGCATGA
- the hpxZ gene encoding oxalurate catabolism protein HpxZ, giving the protein MITGEEINRPQVLAEVTAAFYRYEEALIGNDIAVLDALFWHDERTVRLGAGENLYGIEEIRAFRAARPAAGLHRELRHTTITTFGEDYAVCSTEFTREGSERTGRQQQTWVRFPAGWRIVAAQVSLMS; this is encoded by the coding sequence ATGATAACCGGAGAAGAGATTAATCGCCCGCAGGTGCTTGCCGAGGTGACGGCGGCGTTTTATCGCTACGAAGAGGCGCTGATCGGCAATGATATTGCCGTGCTGGATGCGCTTTTCTGGCACGACGAGCGCACGGTAAGGCTGGGGGCCGGGGAAAACCTCTACGGTATCGAAGAAATTCGCGCCTTTCGTGCCGCCCGCCCTGCCGCTGGCCTTCACCGCGAACTGCGTCATACCACCATCACCACCTTCGGCGAGGATTACGCGGTGTGCAGCACCGAGTTTACCCGTGAGGGCAGCGAGCGCACTGGCCGTCAGCAGCAGACATGGGTACGCTTTCCCGCGGGCTGGCGCATTGTCGCCGCCCAGGTGAGCCTGATGAGCTAA
- the puuE gene encoding allantoinase PuuE, whose protein sequence is MAFLADDYPRDLRGYAGEPPHARWPNNARIAVQFVLNYEEGAENHVLHGDAGSEQFLSDIIGAASYPDRHMSMDSLYEYGSRAGFWRIHREFSRRGLPLTVFGVAMALARHPDVVEAIKAANYDVVSHGWRWIHYQNMPIEQEREHLNKAVQVFTDLFGKPPTGWYTGRDSPNTRQLVVEHGGFDYDSDYYGDDLPFWSEVACSDGTRKPHLIVPYTLDANDMRFATAQGFNTAEQFYTYLKDSFDVLYEEGESAPKMMSIGMHCRLLGRPGRFRALQRFLDYVQQHDNVWICTRQQIADRWRDLHPYRASQTK, encoded by the coding sequence ATGGCATTTTTGGCAGACGATTACCCGCGCGACCTGCGCGGTTACGCAGGCGAGCCGCCGCACGCCCGGTGGCCGAACAACGCGCGGATTGCCGTGCAGTTTGTGCTTAATTATGAAGAAGGCGCCGAAAACCACGTCCTGCACGGCGATGCCGGTTCAGAACAGTTTTTGTCCGATATTATCGGCGCCGCCAGCTACCCTGACCGTCATATGTCGATGGATTCCTTATACGAGTACGGCAGCCGCGCCGGTTTCTGGCGCATCCACCGGGAGTTCAGCCGCCGTGGATTGCCGCTCACGGTGTTCGGTGTGGCAATGGCGCTGGCGCGTCATCCGGATGTGGTGGAGGCGATCAAAGCGGCGAACTATGACGTGGTCAGCCACGGCTGGCGCTGGATCCATTACCAGAATATGCCCATTGAGCAGGAGCGGGAGCATCTGAATAAAGCGGTGCAGGTCTTCACCGATCTTTTTGGCAAGCCCCCCACGGGCTGGTACACCGGCCGCGACAGCCCGAATACCCGCCAGCTGGTGGTGGAGCACGGCGGCTTTGATTACGACAGCGATTATTATGGCGATGATTTGCCTTTCTGGAGCGAGGTGGCCTGCAGTGACGGCACGCGCAAACCGCACCTGATTGTGCCTTACACGCTTGATGCGAACGACATGCGCTTTGCCACCGCCCAGGGCTTTAATACCGCCGAGCAGTTTTACACTTACCTGAAAGACAGCTTTGATGTGCTGTATGAGGAGGGCGAATCTGCCCCGAAAATGATGTCCATCGGGATGCACTGCCGCCTGCTTGGACGCCCGGGCCGCTTTCGGGCGCTACAGCGCTTTCTTGATTATGTGCAGCAGCATGACAACGTATGGATTTGTACCCGTCAGCAGATTGCCGATCGCTGGCGCGACCTTCATCCGTACCGGGCGTCTCAAACGAAATAG
- the hpxA gene encoding allantoin racemase — translation MAAVCIQVINPNTSPGMTETIGAAARAAAAPGTGILAVCPADGVASIEGHFDEAIAAVGVLEQIKAGREQGVDGHVIACFGDPGLLAARELAQGPVIGIAEAAMHMATLVATRFSIVTTLPRTLIIARHLLRQYGFEHHCAALHAIDLPVLALEERSGLAQEKVRARCIQALKEDGCGAIVLGCGGMATLAQELTRELRVPVIDGVSAAVKMVESLVALGLSTSKQGDLAYPEAKTLSGKFQVLNSF, via the coding sequence ATGGCCGCTGTTTGTATACAAGTGATCAATCCCAATACCAGTCCGGGCATGACGGAAACCATCGGCGCAGCCGCAAGAGCGGCGGCCGCGCCGGGCACCGGGATACTGGCGGTATGCCCCGCTGACGGGGTGGCCTCCATTGAGGGCCATTTTGATGAAGCGATCGCCGCGGTCGGCGTGCTGGAGCAGATCAAAGCCGGTCGGGAGCAGGGCGTGGATGGCCACGTGATTGCCTGCTTTGGCGATCCCGGCCTGCTAGCGGCACGCGAGCTGGCGCAGGGGCCGGTGATAGGCATTGCCGAAGCGGCAATGCACATGGCAACCCTGGTGGCGACCCGTTTCTCAATTGTGACCACGCTGCCGAGAACCCTGATTATCGCCCGTCATCTTCTGCGTCAGTACGGCTTTGAACACCACTGTGCGGCCCTGCACGCCATCGATCTCCCGGTGCTGGCGCTGGAGGAGCGCAGCGGGCTGGCCCAGGAGAAGGTGCGTGCCCGCTGTATCCAGGCGCTGAAGGAGGATGGCTGCGGGGCGATAGTGCTGGGCTGTGGCGGAATGGCGACGCTGGCGCAGGAGCTAACCCGTGAACTGCGCGTGCCGGTGATCGACGGCGTCAGCGCGGCGGTCAAGATGGTGGAGTCGCTGGTGGCGCTCGGGCTGTCCACCAGCAAGCAGGGCGATTTGGCTTATCCGGAGGCCAAGACGTTAAGCGGCAAATTTCAGGTGTTAAATTCATTCTAA
- a CDS encoding GntR family transcriptional regulator, whose product MSNQHRLQAAPELHDKDESIYQALMTAIVGHQLPPGSRLPEEALSEVFGVSRTGIRKVLQRLATVQMVTLAPKRGAQVASPTVEEAQAIFRTRTLLEVANLPDVLARCQPTHLAGLETIVRQEQQAHERYDGPAAIRYSAGFHIQLQAISGNQVLTEMVTHLSQRSSLVIATWGSPWRQGCRCDDHDRLIQLLRDKALEPLSEALTHHFEHIAASLCFERSGVTLPDFARLFAGFKEQ is encoded by the coding sequence ATGAGCAACCAACATCGTCTGCAGGCCGCGCCAGAGCTGCATGACAAGGACGAATCCATTTACCAGGCGCTGATGACGGCCATTGTCGGGCATCAGCTCCCCCCGGGCAGCAGGCTGCCGGAAGAGGCGCTGTCAGAGGTATTTGGCGTGAGCCGGACGGGGATCAGAAAAGTGCTTCAGCGACTCGCAACGGTGCAAATGGTCACGCTGGCACCCAAACGTGGTGCACAGGTCGCCAGCCCGACGGTTGAAGAGGCGCAGGCGATCTTTCGTACCCGTACTCTGCTGGAGGTGGCGAACTTGCCCGATGTGCTGGCCCGCTGCCAGCCAACCCACCTGGCCGGGCTGGAGACGATCGTCCGTCAGGAGCAGCAGGCCCATGAACGCTACGACGGTCCGGCGGCGATCCGCTACTCCGCCGGGTTTCATATTCAGCTGCAGGCAATCTCCGGCAATCAGGTGCTCACGGAAATGGTGACCCATCTGAGCCAGCGCTCCTCCTTAGTGATTGCGACCTGGGGATCGCCATGGCGGCAGGGCTGCCGCTGCGACGATCACGACCGGCTTATTCAACTGCTGCGGGACAAGGCGCTAGAGCCCCTCAGCGAGGCATTAACGCACCACTTTGAACATATCGCCGCCAGCCTCTGCTTCGAGCGCTCTGGCGTTACCCTGCCTGATTTCGCCCGGCTGTTTGCCGGTTTTAAGGAGCAATAA
- a CDS encoding NCS1 family nucleobase:cation symporter-1, with protein sequence MPNRQNTHQVNDADPHAGYSPRLCNEDLAPTRDQNWSWYNIFSFWMSDVHSMGGYVVAASFFTLGLASWQVLLCLLVGICIVQLCANLVAKPSQMAGVPYAVISRQAFGVFGANIPAVIRGLIAFAWYGIQTWLAANALMLVLLKFWPSLSALTTASFLGLSHLGWLCFATMWLLQAMVFWHGMSAIKRFIDIAGPAVYVVMLALAGWIVYKTGLDGISFTLASKSLTTGEQTWQMITAIALVVSYFSGPLLNFGDFSRYGKSMGEIRRGNRWGLPFNFLLFSVVTVVIVSGTQSLFGRMITDPIETVSRVGNDLAVAIGLLTMITATIGINIVANFVSPAFDFSNCSPQKISFRTGGMIAAVGSVLLTPWNLFNSPELIHYTLDVLGAFIGPLFGILLVDFYVIKRGQVSVNDLFDDTPTGKYWYRNGFNPKAIAALVPSVAIGLVISFIPALHEVANFSWFIGVFVSAAAYRWIAREDRAAAPARFGALAQKE encoded by the coding sequence ATGCCAAACAGACAAAACACGCATCAGGTTAATGACGCCGATCCTCACGCGGGCTACAGCCCACGGCTCTGCAATGAAGATCTGGCCCCGACACGCGATCAAAACTGGAGCTGGTACAACATCTTTTCGTTCTGGATGTCAGATGTGCATAGCATGGGAGGCTACGTGGTGGCCGCGAGCTTCTTTACCCTCGGGCTGGCGAGCTGGCAGGTTCTGCTGTGTCTGCTGGTGGGAATTTGTATCGTCCAGCTGTGCGCTAACCTCGTGGCGAAGCCCAGCCAGATGGCGGGCGTTCCCTATGCGGTGATCTCCCGGCAGGCGTTTGGCGTCTTTGGCGCCAACATCCCGGCGGTGATCCGCGGGCTTATCGCCTTCGCGTGGTATGGCATCCAGACCTGGCTGGCGGCCAACGCATTGATGCTGGTGTTACTGAAGTTCTGGCCCTCGCTGTCGGCCCTTACCACGGCCAGCTTCCTGGGTCTGTCCCATCTGGGGTGGCTCTGCTTTGCTACCATGTGGCTGCTGCAGGCGATGGTGTTCTGGCACGGAATGAGCGCGATTAAGCGCTTTATTGATATAGCCGGACCGGCGGTCTATGTGGTGATGCTGGCGCTGGCGGGCTGGATTGTATACAAAACCGGGCTGGACGGGATCTCCTTTACCCTCGCCAGTAAATCCCTGACCACCGGCGAGCAAACCTGGCAGATGATCACGGCCATCGCGCTGGTCGTCTCTTACTTCTCCGGCCCGCTGCTCAACTTTGGCGACTTCTCGCGCTACGGCAAAAGCATGGGCGAGATCCGCCGCGGCAACCGCTGGGGCCTGCCGTTCAACTTCCTGCTGTTCTCTGTCGTTACGGTGGTCATTGTCTCCGGGACTCAGTCCCTGTTTGGCCGGATGATTACCGATCCGATTGAAACCGTCAGCCGCGTGGGCAACGACCTGGCCGTCGCCATCGGCCTGCTGACCATGATCACCGCCACCATCGGGATCAATATCGTGGCGAACTTTGTCTCCCCGGCGTTCGATTTCTCCAACTGTTCGCCACAGAAGATCAGCTTCCGCACCGGCGGGATGATCGCCGCCGTCGGCTCGGTCCTGCTGACGCCGTGGAACCTGTTTAACTCCCCGGAGCTTATCCACTACACCCTCGACGTGCTGGGGGCGTTTATCGGTCCGCTGTTCGGCATTCTGCTGGTGGATTTCTACGTGATTAAGCGCGGTCAGGTTTCGGTTAACGACCTGTTTGACGATACGCCAACAGGAAAGTACTGGTATCGCAACGGCTTTAACCCAAAAGCCATCGCCGCGCTGGTGCCTTCCGTCGCCATTGGCCTGGTCATCAGCTTTATTCCTGCCCTGCATGAAGTGGCTAACTTTAGCTGGTTTATCGGCGTCTTTGTGAGCGCGGCCGCCTATCGCTGGATTGCGCGGGAGGATCGCGCCGCAGCGCCTGCCCGTTTTGGCGCCCTTGCCCAGAAAGAGTAA
- the guaD gene encoding guanine deaminase gives MMDYHIALRGAFFDIGTVADCPDDIARHARYMEDGLLFIRDGRIEALLPWLEGEQYLQPLKGYRDLSGKLLLPGFVDAHVHYPQTEMIGAFGEQLLEWLTTYTFPVESQFSSAGYATEIARFFISQLLSHGTTTALVFCTLHPESVDALFGEALKLNMRLLAGKVMMDRHAPDYLSESAEQSYRQTRELIQRWHQRGRLGYAITPRFAPTSTPALLAAVQQLREEFPDTWLHTHLSENLSEVAWVKSLWPEHEHYLDVYHHYRLTGERSVFAHGIHLADAEWQCLHDTGSAVAFCPTSNLFLGSGLFRLPTCWQKKVRMGIGSDVGAGTTFSMLRTLGEAYKVGQLQSYRLRASEAFYHATLGGAHALRLDDKIGNFQPGKEADFVVIDPAVTPLQRLRSGRCKDIYEQLFVLMTLGDERNISETWVNGKCVWGEAEIP, from the coding sequence CTGATGGACTACCATATCGCCCTTCGCGGCGCCTTTTTCGACATCGGTACGGTTGCCGATTGCCCTGACGATATCGCCCGTCACGCACGCTACATGGAGGACGGCTTACTTTTTATCCGGGACGGGCGCATTGAGGCGCTCCTCCCCTGGCTGGAGGGGGAGCAGTACCTGCAGCCGCTGAAAGGCTATCGCGATCTGAGCGGAAAACTCTTACTCCCCGGTTTTGTCGATGCGCACGTCCACTATCCGCAAACCGAAATGATTGGCGCGTTTGGCGAGCAGCTGCTGGAGTGGCTCACGACCTATACGTTTCCGGTGGAGAGCCAGTTTTCCAGTGCCGGTTACGCCACGGAGATCGCCCGGTTCTTTATCAGCCAGCTCCTGAGCCACGGCACCACCACCGCGCTGGTGTTTTGTACCCTGCATCCTGAATCGGTGGACGCCCTTTTCGGCGAAGCGCTGAAGCTGAATATGCGCCTGCTTGCCGGGAAAGTGATGATGGACCGCCATGCCCCGGACTATCTCAGCGAAAGCGCGGAGCAGAGCTACCGGCAAACCCGGGAGCTGATTCAACGCTGGCATCAGCGCGGGCGCCTTGGCTACGCCATTACCCCCCGCTTCGCCCCGACCTCCACGCCCGCGCTACTGGCTGCGGTGCAACAGCTGCGGGAGGAGTTCCCCGACACCTGGCTGCATACCCATCTGAGCGAAAACCTCAGCGAAGTCGCCTGGGTTAAAAGCCTGTGGCCGGAGCATGAACACTATCTTGATGTCTACCACCACTACCGGCTGACCGGCGAGCGCAGCGTTTTTGCCCACGGCATTCATCTGGCGGACGCAGAGTGGCAATGCCTGCACGATACCGGTTCCGCCGTGGCCTTTTGCCCCACCTCTAACCTGTTTCTCGGCAGCGGGCTGTTCCGCTTGCCCACCTGCTGGCAGAAAAAGGTGCGAATGGGTATCGGCAGCGACGTTGGCGCAGGCACCACTTTCAGCATGCTACGGACGCTGGGGGAGGCTTACAAGGTGGGCCAGTTGCAAAGCTATCGCCTGCGCGCCAGCGAAGCCTTCTACCATGCCACCCTCGGCGGGGCGCACGCCCTGCGTCTCGATGACAAGATTGGTAATTTTCAGCCGGGTAAAGAGGCCGATTTTGTGGTCATCGACCCGGCCGTCACGCCGTTGCAGCGCTTACGTAGCGGGCGCTGCAAGGATATCTACGAGCAGCTGTTCGTGTTGATGACCCTGGGTGATGAGCGCAATATCAGCGAGACCTGGGTGAACGGCAAATGCGTGTGGGGAGAAGCAGAAATACCGTAA
- the uraH gene encoding hydroxyisourate hydrolase, whose product MSRLSTHILDISTGRPAQGVKVTLEREGEQIAAGVTDENGRIGEFGAGQLAAGDYRLTAATGEWFAASGRETIFLSAQIDFAIRETAGDRYHLPFLIAPGGWSTYRGS is encoded by the coding sequence ATGAGCAGGTTAAGCACCCATATTCTGGATATCTCTACCGGCCGACCGGCGCAGGGGGTGAAGGTGACCCTGGAGCGGGAAGGCGAGCAGATAGCCGCAGGCGTGACGGACGAGAATGGCCGAATCGGCGAGTTTGGCGCCGGGCAACTGGCGGCAGGAGACTACCGTCTGACGGCGGCCACCGGCGAGTGGTTTGCCGCCAGCGGCCGGGAGACGATCTTTCTGAGCGCGCAGATTGATTTTGCCATCCGGGAGACGGCGGGCGATCGCTACCATCTGCCGTTTTTGATTGCCCCTGGCGGGTGGTCTACCTATCGCGGAAGTTAA
- the uraD gene encoding 2-oxo-4-hydroxy-4-carboxy-5-ureidoimidazoline decarboxylase, protein MITLNHFNRLSGAEAAALLAPCVAVPGWATALAEGRPWRTREAMLHAAQQLMAAWGDAELNQALSAHPRIGEKPAGEQQHAALSRQEQASVNAGDAALARALREGNARYEARFGRVFLIRAKGRTGEDILQALSRRLGNSDSAEVQDALAQLREITLLRLEGAIGE, encoded by the coding sequence ATGATCACGCTGAATCACTTTAACCGCCTGAGTGGCGCAGAGGCCGCTGCCCTGCTGGCGCCCTGCGTTGCCGTTCCTGGCTGGGCGACGGCGCTGGCGGAGGGGCGGCCCTGGCGCACCCGCGAGGCGATGCTGCACGCCGCGCAGCAACTGATGGCCGCCTGGGGAGACGCTGAGCTGAACCAGGCCCTGAGCGCCCATCCGCGCATCGGTGAAAAGCCTGCGGGTGAGCAGCAGCACGCGGCACTGTCGCGTCAGGAACAGGCCAGCGTTAACGCTGGCGATGCCGCCCTGGCCCGGGCTCTCAGGGAGGGAAATGCCCGCTACGAGGCGCGATTTGGTCGGGTCTTTCTGATCCGCGCTAAAGGGCGCACCGGGGAGGATATTCTCCAGGCGCTGTCGCGCCGGTTAGGCAACAGCGACAGTGCAGAGGTGCAGGATGCCTTAGCGCAGCTGCGCGAAATTACGCTATTACGACTGGAAGGAGCAATTGGCGAATGA